Proteins encoded by one window of Thunnus thynnus chromosome 3, fThuThy2.1, whole genome shotgun sequence:
- the ogal gene encoding protein O-GlcNAcase, protein MSKPAKADPQTGTRRFISGVVEGFYGRPWTMEQRTDLFKREQKWGLNTYLYAPKDDYKHRMYWRDLYSAEEAEQLIALIAAAKAHNVDFIYAISPGLDVTFSNPKEVAALKRKLDQVKGFGCSSFSLLFDDIETEMCSADKEAFSSFAHAQVAITNEVFQHLGEPETFLFCPTDYCASFCTPNVSQSSYLHTVGDQLLPGIDILWTGPKVVSHIISVESIEEVSSVLKRAPVIWDNIHANDYDPQRLFIGPYKDRPTELIPKLRGVLTNPNCEFYPNYVAIHTLATWCKATADGGPMDVEMGDEQQDPRYSPQKALNLALTDWLKEFMSTDQPGGAHHPPAHLKKESSDESSYVPGPGDNPLYTAEPLTLDDLKLLSDLFYLPYEYGHTARTMLQELDWLKKHSLAATTETDKTVEWCSRAAQFDGMCEAVVQMFNRLSNAPNRSILYDLYNYICDIKSGVGLARAYVKTLGGRGPPSAQLMTDDPEPWGFRGGLSGEFQRMLPCHGNRDLFKHPPMTAVYCIRPYCPEDKMEVQRIFREMQRAEEGKAPSMTQTALISDGLSKGEIPPSPLCAFILEDEMGVCGYTLALTDTKAAAAKREISDSVFRDFPSLVTTQVLPRVTDPSPARRMIGQLLSTIRSSGSKGAFCELRQNDRRMIDFYTKLGSFKPVKVAGLPQDILVMGTSL, encoded by the exons ATGTCGAAACCGGCCAAGGCGGATCCCCAGACTGGGACGAGGCGGTTCATCAGCGGGGTGGTAGAAG GTTTTTATGGGCGGCCATGGACTATGGAGCAGAGAACAGATCTGTTTAAAAG GGAGCAGAAATGGGGTTTGAACACATACCTGTACGCCCCCAAGGATGACTACAAACACAGGATGTACTGGAGAGACTTGTACTCTGCTGAGGAGGCAG AACAACTCATTGCCCTGATAGCTGCAGCGAAAGCGCACAACGTCGACTTCATCTATGCGATCTCTCCCGGTCTGGACGTTACTTTCTCCAACCCCAAAGAGGTTGCTGCCCTGAAGAGGAAACTGGATCAG GTCAAAGGGTTTGGCTGCAGCTCCTTCTCTTTACTGTTTGACGACATTGAGACCGAGATGTGTTCAGCTGATAAAGAAGCCTTCAGCTCCTTCGCCCACGCTCAGGTGGCCATCACTAATGAGGTGTTCCAGCATTTGGGAGAACCTGAGACCTTCCTCTTCTGTCCTACTG ATTATTGTGCTTCATTCTGCACTCCCAACGTGTCCCAGTCCTCCTACCTGCACACTGTGGGAGACCAGCTGCTGCCTGGCATAGACATACTGTGGACTG GTCCAAAGGTGGTGTCCCACATAATCTCAGTTGAGTCCATAGAAGAGGTGTCATCTGTACTGAAGAGGGCACCAGTCATCTGGGACAATATCCACGCCAATGACTACGATCCACAAAGGCTTTTCATTGGACCCTACAAG GATCGTCCCACTGAGCTGATCCCTAAACTGAGAGGAGTGCTCACCAATCCTAACTGTGAGTTCTACCCAAACTACGTGGCCATCCACACCTTGGCTACATGGTGCAAGGCTACTGCTGACGGGGGACCGATGGATGTGGAAATGG GCGACGAGCAGCAGGACCCCCGCTATAGCCCCCAGAAAGCCCTGAACCTGGCCCTCACTGACTGGCTGAAGGAGTTTATGAGCACAGATCAACCTGGAG GCGCTCATCATCCTCCAGCTCACCTCAAGAAGGAGTCGTCTGATGAGAGCTCCTACGTTCCAGGACCTGGAGATAACCCGCTGTACACAGCCGAGCCTCTGACCCTGGACGACCTGAAGCTGCTGTCAGACCTCTTCTACCTGCCGTACGAATACGGGCACACAGCCAGGACCATGCTGCAGGAGCTGGACTGGCTTAAAAAACACAGTCTCGCTGCCACCACTGAGACGGACAAG aCGGTGGAGTGGTGTTCAAGAGCAGCGCAGTTTGACGGCATGTGCGAAGCGGTAGTGCAGATGTTCAACCGCCTGTCCAACGCCCCGAACCGCAGCATTCTTTACGACCTCTACAACTACATCTGTGACATCAAGAGTGGCGTCGGTCTGGCTCGAGCCTACGTGAAAACTCTGG GAGGGCGTGGCCCACCCTCAGCCCAGCTAATGACTGACGATCCTGAACCCTGGGGCTTCAGAGGCGGTCTCTCTGGAGAGTTCCAG AGAATGCTGCCTTGCCATGGAAACAGGGACCTGTTCAAACATCCTCCCATGACGGCAGTGTACTGCATACGTCCGTACTGCCCTGAGGACAAG ATGGAAGTGCAGAGGATTTTCAGGGAGATGCAAAGAGCCGAAGAGGGAAAAGCCCCCTCCATGACACAGACGGCTCTTATTAGTGATGG CCTGTCAAAAGGTGAaatccctccttcccctctgtGTGCTTTCATCCTGGAGGATGAGATGGGGGTGTGTGGCTACACCCTCGCACTCACCGACACCAAAGCAGCTGCAGCCAAG AGGGAGATAAGTGACTCAGTATTCAGGGACTTCCCCTCCCTGGTCACTACCCAAGTATTGCCCCGGGTCACTGATCCCTCTCCTGCCAGGCGTATGATTGGCCAGCTGTTGTCCACCATCAGGAGCAGCG GTTCTAAAGGAGCATTCTGCGAGTTGAGGCAGAACGATCGGAGGATGATCGACTTCTACACTAAGCTGGGCTCCTTCAAACCCGTTAAAGTGGCCGGTCTACCTCAAGACATCCTTGTCATGGGAACAAGCCTGTAA